CCTAATTATTGGAATTTTGTTGAGGAACAAAATTTCGATGAAACTGATCTGCCGCCCTTAAATCAAAATATTCTTATTTCTGGAAGAGAATTAACTTCAGATACTCTAGCAATTTCCGAATCGAATTGGCCCCTTTGGTTAAGAAATGAGAATGGCAATATCCGGACGATGACGTGGACATCCCCAGGGATTAATATACTTTACTTTAATGACCAAAAGTTAGATAAGGACGGGCCGTTTTCGATCATTTGGGATCAATCCATTTCATGGCTGTTGAAAACTGGTGGTGAACATGAGAACTTTTTTCGTTTCAATAAAGATCGATATCAACAGGGAGAAATGGTGCAGATTACAGGAACACAACCATTTAATCAAGAAATGGGTGCAGCGGTAAATATAATTATTAATATCAAAAATGGTGTCACAAATATTATTTCTCGAGATATATTATTCAATATAGAAGAGCAACGTTGGGTAGGAGAATTCCGAGCACCCGGTCCTGGCGAATATAACTATTCTATCCAGTTTAATTCAGAAAAAATCCCAATCCAATCAGGTGCATTTCAAGTACTGGAAAGCCAGATTGAACTCAATCAAGTTCATTTAAACAAAAAGTTGCTCACATCCATTTCAGATAATACTAATGGACAATTTTTCAAATGGACATCACGAGATAGTATTTTAATTAAAATCAATCCAAAAGTACGTCGTGAATTCAAGGCAGAAATTGTTAAATTTAACGAGAGTAGAATCTTATTATTTATCATGATTCTCCTTTTATGCATTGAGTGGTTTATCCGCCGAAAAAGAGGATTATCATAAAATTTGAAGAAAGAATTTAAATGAAGCGAATTACAATAATTGGCACTGGATATGTTGGCTTGGTGAGTGGCGCTGGTATTTCTGAATTTGGTCATCATGTTACATGTGTTGATATTGATATTGATAAAATTGATCAATTAAAATCGGGAAAAGTTCCAATTTACGAACCGGGGCTCAAATCTCTGGTGAAACAAAATGTAACAAAAGGTCGTTTGCATTTTTCGTCAGATGTGGCTGAAGCAATAAAAGAATCGGACGTTATTTTTATTGCTGTAGGTACACCCCAAGGTAGTAATGGGGAAGCAAATTTGGATGCTGTTGAAGTAGTAGCAAAAGCAATCGGTGAAAATTTAAATGAGTATAAAATAATTTGTACCAAGAGCACCGTCCCCATTGGAACAGGAAAAAAGATTGAAGAAATTATTCAATCCATAAATCCTGAAGCAGAATTTGATTATGTTTCCAACCCGGAGTTTTTGCGGGAAGGAGCTGCCGTAAAAGATTTTTTACATCCCGATCGAGTTGTACTTGGCGCCAGAACAAATAAAGCAATTGATATTATGCGAGAAGTTTATCGCCCTCTTTACATCAATGAAACACCAATCCTTTCTACTTCAGTTGAAACGGCTGAAATGATTAAATATGCTGCAAATGCATTTTTGGCATTGAAAATAAGTTACATCAATGAGATTGCAAATTTGTGCGAAGTTGTTGATGCAGATGTTCATGAAGTTGCTCAAGCGATGGGTATCGACGGACGGATAAGTCCTAAGTTTTTACATCCTGGACCTGGATTCGGTGGCTCTTGTTTTCCAAAAGATACCCACGCACTAGCGGCTACCGGCCGAAAAAATGGTAGTCCCTTGCCCACAATAGAAGCAGCTATCAAAACGAATGCATCTCAAAAGCAGAGAATGGTTTCAAAAATAAATAATCTTCTGAATAATAAATTAAATGGAAAATCAGTGGCTATATTGGGATTGGCATTTAAACCCCAAACAGATGATGTACGGGAAGCTGCTTCAAGAGTGATTATACCACAATTAATTGATTCCGGTGTAAATGTTCGTGCTTATGATCCAATAGCCATGGGAAATTTTAAAAAACACTATCCCAAAATTCAGTATTATGAATCTTGGCAAGATGCAGTTGATGGTGCTGACGCTTGTGTGATTCTGACAGAGTGGAATGAATTACGAGGGATGGATTTGAATGAATTGAAATCCTTAATGAAAACACCTATTGTTCTAGACACAAAAAATATTTTAAGTATGGATAAATTAAATTCATTAGGATTTACTTACGATAATGTGGGGCGCAAAAAATCATAATGAAAGTAACCCAAACATCCATCGGTGGGGTGGTTAAAATCCAACCAAATGTACACTTAGATAATCGGGGATACTTTTTTGAATCCTTTAAATCTTCTGATTTTGAGGCTCATGGCTTACCTTCCAAATTTGTGCAAGATAACCAAGCCAAGTCATCCAAAGGTGTATTGCGCGGATTGCATTATCAATTGAATTTTGCCCAGGGGAAATTGGTTTGGGTAAGTGAAGGTAAAGTATTGGATGTGGCTGTGGACATCCGCAAAGGATCGCCCACCTTTGGCCAATTTGAATCAGCCCTTTTGGATAACGAAACACACACCCGTTTTTATATTCCACCGGGGTTTGCCCACGGATATTTTGTTTTATCGGAAACGGCCATATTTCAGTACAAATGTACTGATGTGTATCATCCGGAAGATGAATATGGTATCTACTGGGATGATCCTGAAATTGGGATTGAATGGGGCATTGGTGATAAATTGGTATCTGAAAAAGATCATATTTTACCTTTGTTAAAAGATATGGATCCAAATTTGTTACCCATGTACCGAGAAAAGAACTAAATGATACCAATTGAACATATCCGCAATAACCCAGAAGAAGTTGCGCAAAAACTAACATCTAAAGGGGAAAATCCAGCAATTGAGGGTATATTAAAATTAGATGAAAAGTACCGGACAGATTTAGGACAGGCCAATGATTTGCGGGCCAAAAGAAATAAAGCTTCTGATGCAATTGCCAAAGCTAAAAGATCAGGGGAAAATGCGGATGATGCAATTAACTCCATGCGGGAGGTTTCTCAACATATAAAAGTGTTAGAAGAAAAAACTCAGGAATCAAAGACTAAGTTGGATGAGCTTTTATTGGGTTTACCCAATCTTCCACATGAATCTGTACCTGCAGGGAAGGATGAAAAAGATAATCCATTGGTGCGTGAATGGGGCGAATCAACTGAATATGATTTTGAGCTTAAAAATCATTTGGAATTGGGCGAAGCACTGGGGCTCTTTGATTTTGAACGGGGCGCTAAAATTGCTGGTTCCGGTTTTCCATTATATACAGGAAGGGGCGCAAAGCTGGAACGGGCGCTGATTAACTATATGCTGGATGTACAAACGGACCAGCACGGTTATACAGAAATTTTCCCGCCTTTTCTTGTTCGCTCAGAATCTGCAATTACGACAGGACAATTACCAAAATTTTCTGAAGATATGTATTTTTCTGAAAAGGATGGCCTGTGGCTGATACCCACGGCAGAAGTACCCTTGACAAACATACATAAAGATGAAATTTTAAATGAAGATCAATTATCAATTAATTATGCCGCCTATTCGGCTTGTTTCCGTCGGGAGGCAGGTTCTTATGGAAAGGACACAAGAGGATTTCTAAGACTTCACCAATTTAATAAGGTGGAACTGGTTAAATTGGTTAAACCGGAAAATTCATATGAAGAATTGGAAAAATTGGTTATCCATGCTGAGTACATCTTGCAATCATTGGGATTGAAATATCGAGTGATTGAATTATGTACAGGAGATTTGAGTTTCTCTGCAGCCAAATGTTACGACCTGGAATTGTGGGCGCCGGGTGAACGAAAATGGTTGGAAGTATCTTCTTGCAGTAATTTTGAAGATTTCCAGGCGCGTCGGGGCAATATTCGTTACCGCAAAGCTAATTATAAGAAAGTTGAATTTGTCCATACCTTAAATGGCAGTGGTGTTGCCACACCAAGGCTATTGGTGGCACTTCTGGAAACATACCAAAAAGAAGATGGAAGTATTGATATTCCCAAGCCGCTACAATCATATCTCGGTGCGGAGGTCCTAGATTAGTCTCCGATCTGTTTGGTTTTTAATTAATGTAGTTTTGTGGACGATTATTTTCGCCACAGCAGGAATTGTTGGATCTATCTTTGAGTGGCGCGGTAAATTTTTAAGTTGGATTACTCAAACTTGGTCCAAGTGGTTACTAATGATTGGTGGTATTCAATATCAAATTGTTGGACTTGAAAAGCTTGACAAAGAAGGAAACTATGTGTTCGTCGCCAATCATGAATCAGCAATGGATATTCCATTGGTATTTGCAGGTTTGCCTTACCACTTGGTGGCTATTGCAAAAATTGAATTGAAAAGAATTCCAATATTTGGTTGGGCCATGATGGCAGGTGGGCACTTTTTTGTGGATCGAAGAAATCATGCAAAAGCATTAAATTCCTTGGATAAAGCAAAAGATTCCATGGCTAAAAACCCTCGCTCAATCATCATTTTTCCTGAAGGCACCCGTTCATTAAATGGTGCAATAATGCCTTTTAAAAAGGGTGGTCTCGTTTTGGCTATGAATATGGGTATCTCTGTTGTGCCCATTGCTCTTTGCGGAACTAGAGATGTCATGAAGAAAAAAGGATTAACTTTAAATAGTCAAACAATTGAGTTACGAATTGGAAGTCCAATTGATACAAAAACCCAGCCCTATGATTCCCGGAATGAATTTGTGGCCAGTGTGCGGGAGAATGTTGTGGCTCTAAAAGAAGAATGGCAAAATGCGGTCTAAATCAATCTATTCGATTCCGGACGCTATGCCATGGCAAAGTGGGTATGTTTCAGAATCACCTATTTATGAAAAATCCCTAGTTGATGCTTGGATCAAAGTTCGGAAAGGCACCATTTTTAATGATATTAATCGCCAACCAATCATGATAATCAATCCGGGCATTGTCAATAAAAATGAAGGGCCAGATATTCATGACGCTATCATTTTCACTGAAGGTAAATTAATTTCTGGAAAAATTGAGGTTCATATTCGCGCCAGAGATTGGTTTTACCACGGGCATGAAAGCGATCCAAAATATAACAATATAATTTTACACATCACCGCCTTTCCGGATAAGGCAGATCGAAAATTAAATAACCGTCTAATTTATTTTAACCCCAAGGGTGAAGATTTACAATGTGATTTAAAGATGCCTAACGTAGGGCCATCATTAGAAAAATCACTCATAGAATTTGGATTAAAACGCTGGTCCCAAAAAGTGCATCGATATCAATCGCGAAACTGGAAGAATAGGGTGCTTCAAGATAGTTTCAAACTTTTTGGTAAGGGAGGAAATGAAAACAACTTTCTTCATTTGCTTGAATTGTTTCAAAGAGGAAAAACCCCTGATTCCCCTGAATTGATAAATATTCAATGGCATCACAGAGGAATTCGGCCTAATGCCTGGCCAGAAAATAGAATTTCAAATGTCTACAATTTGTTTCAATACATAAATATATTAATTACTCCTCCAGCCGAGGTATTATTAAAACTAAAATCAATGGTTAATCTAAATTTGTATGTTGAGTTGACTGGAAATATTTTTAACCCACTAGCTGCAAGCACTTGCCTGAATCAGAGAGATTTTAATTCCTATAAAAAATTAAAAGAAGAATGGCTCAATTTAAAACTGGGTTATAGTTATGGGCGTTTTCAAAAACAATTCAGTGGTGTTTTGTCAACCAGCCAATTAAAAACATTTTCCATACTTCAGGGACTTATTGTATTAGAAGAATCATTTTGTAATGATAAACATTGCATAATTTGTCCGGTAAAGAGATCATATGGCAATCTGGGCTAAGTCTGAAGCTATAGAAAACATTGTCCAATTAAAGGCGACAGGAATAATAGTTGTTTTTACCAATGGATGTTTTGATATAATCCATAAAGGACACACTACCTATTTAAAAGAAGCTCGGGAACTGGGTGGCTTTTTAATTATTGGTCTTAATTCAGATAAGTCGGTGCAACATCTAAAGGGGCCTGAGAGGCCTCTCAATCCAGAAGAGGAAAGGGGTGAAGCGCTACTGGCTCTGGACTATGTGGATGCAGTTGTGATTTTTAATGAGGAAACTCCAAAAAAATTAATATCAGAATTATTACCCAATATATTGGTTAAAGGCGGTGATTACCAAAAAGATGAAATTGCCGGCTGTAATGAAGTTGAAGCTAATGGAGGTAAAGTAATCATCCTGCCTTTTTTGGAAGGCTATAGTACAACAAAAATACTCGAAAACATGGGGAAAAGGTCTTGACTAGGGAAGCCCCAGTCGCCTAATTTCGCCAGCTAAATTTACCCTAAATATTCATGAAACAGACATTTACAAGAATTTTAATATTAACAATGTTGAGTGTGGGCCAAGGCTTCTCTCAAGAAGAGAAACCGGTTCAGGAATCACAAGAACATTATGAAAATGGGAACGGTTTTGAAAACAATGAAAACCGTTTACCGCAATTATTACGCGACATAAAAGTATTGCTATCCGATGCTTTAATTGCTGACGTTATGGAAGATACGCTGGAAGTTGTTTATACACTTAATCGTATTTTTGACCTGTTAACTGAAGCAGACCAATATGGCGAAAAGAATGATGAGGATAAAGACGAGTTCAATCGTTTTGAGGAATCGCTAGTGGAGTTATATATCCACAGGTTCAATACGTTGGATAAAGAGGATGCGGCTATTACGGCGGAACAGTTACGGATGGATGTAACCACTTTTACCGAACCGTTAGAAGTAGAAATGGGAGCATCCCAATTCACAGTAGTGGAAGATCGTGATGGACATATTCCCTTGATTCGCAATAAAAAAGTGGATCAAACTATTAAGTATTTTCAAACCAAAGGTCGGCGACAATTTGAAATATGGCTAGATCGATTAAATGTGTACGGTCCAATGATATCTCAGATTTTAGATGAATGTAACCTGCCGCCAGAATTGATCTATTTGGCCATGATTGAGTCGGGATTGAATCCAAAGGCTTATTCTAAAGCTGCGGCCAATGGTATGTGGCAGTTTATTTATTCCACAGGTAAAATGTATGGCCTAGAAAGAAACTGGTATGTGGATGAAAGGCGTGATCCTGAAAAAGCAACCCGTGCTGCTTGTGCCTACCTTACCGATCTTTATGATGAATTTGATAATTGGTATTTAGCCTTGGCTGCTTATAATGCAGGTGAAGGCCGAATCAGGAGAGGTGCCCGCTTGCACCAGACGTCGGATTTTTGGCAGCTTCATTCACTCCCTAGGGAAACAAAAAATTATATCCCCTATTTTTTGGCTGTAACTATTATT
This genomic window from Candidatus Neomarinimicrobiota bacterium contains:
- the rfaE2 gene encoding D-glycero-beta-D-manno-heptose 1-phosphate adenylyltransferase, whose product is MAIWAKSEAIENIVQLKATGIIVVFTNGCFDIIHKGHTTYLKEARELGGFLIIGLNSDKSVQHLKGPERPLNPEEERGEALLALDYVDAVVIFNEETPKKLISELLPNILVKGGDYQKDEIAGCNEVEANGGKVIILPFLEGYSTTKILENMGKRS
- a CDS encoding 1-acyl-sn-glycerol-3-phosphate acyltransferase, coding for MWTIIFATAGIVGSIFEWRGKFLSWITQTWSKWLLMIGGIQYQIVGLEKLDKEGNYVFVANHESAMDIPLVFAGLPYHLVAIAKIELKRIPIFGWAMMAGGHFFVDRRNHAKALNSLDKAKDSMAKNPRSIIIFPEGTRSLNGAIMPFKKGGLVLAMNMGISVVPIALCGTRDVMKKKGLTLNSQTIELRIGSPIDTKTQPYDSRNEFVASVRENVVALKEEWQNAV
- the serS gene encoding serine--tRNA ligase, giving the protein MIPIEHIRNNPEEVAQKLTSKGENPAIEGILKLDEKYRTDLGQANDLRAKRNKASDAIAKAKRSGENADDAINSMREVSQHIKVLEEKTQESKTKLDELLLGLPNLPHESVPAGKDEKDNPLVREWGESTEYDFELKNHLELGEALGLFDFERGAKIAGSGFPLYTGRGAKLERALINYMLDVQTDQHGYTEIFPPFLVRSESAITTGQLPKFSEDMYFSEKDGLWLIPTAEVPLTNIHKDEILNEDQLSINYAAYSACFRREAGSYGKDTRGFLRLHQFNKVELVKLVKPENSYEELEKLVIHAEYILQSLGLKYRVIELCTGDLSFSAAKCYDLELWAPGERKWLEVSSCSNFEDFQARRGNIRYRKANYKKVEFVHTLNGSGVATPRLLVALLETYQKEDGSIDIPKPLQSYLGAEVLD
- a CDS encoding UDP-glucose/GDP-mannose dehydrogenase family protein, producing the protein MKRITIIGTGYVGLVSGAGISEFGHHVTCVDIDIDKIDQLKSGKVPIYEPGLKSLVKQNVTKGRLHFSSDVAEAIKESDVIFIAVGTPQGSNGEANLDAVEVVAKAIGENLNEYKIICTKSTVPIGTGKKIEEIIQSINPEAEFDYVSNPEFLREGAAVKDFLHPDRVVLGARTNKAIDIMREVYRPLYINETPILSTSVETAEMIKYAANAFLALKISYINEIANLCEVVDADVHEVAQAMGIDGRISPKFLHPGPGFGGSCFPKDTHALAATGRKNGSPLPTIEAAIKTNASQKQRMVSKINNLLNNKLNGKSVAILGLAFKPQTDDVREAASRVIIPQLIDSGVNVRAYDPIAMGNFKKHYPKIQYYESWQDAVDGADACVILTEWNELRGMDLNELKSLMKTPIVLDTKNILSMDKLNSLGFTYDNVGRKKS
- a CDS encoding DUF2851 family protein — encoded protein: MRSKSIYSIPDAMPWQSGYVSESPIYEKSLVDAWIKVRKGTIFNDINRQPIMIINPGIVNKNEGPDIHDAIIFTEGKLISGKIEVHIRARDWFYHGHESDPKYNNIILHITAFPDKADRKLNNRLIYFNPKGEDLQCDLKMPNVGPSLEKSLIEFGLKRWSQKVHRYQSRNWKNRVLQDSFKLFGKGGNENNFLHLLELFQRGKTPDSPELINIQWHHRGIRPNAWPENRISNVYNLFQYINILITPPAEVLLKLKSMVNLNLYVELTGNIFNPLAASTCLNQRDFNSYKKLKEEWLNLKLGYSYGRFQKQFSGVLSTSQLKTFSILQGLIVLEESFCNDKHCIICPVKRSYGNLG
- a CDS encoding LysM peptidoglycan-binding domain-containing protein, translated to MKQTFTRILILTMLSVGQGFSQEEKPVQESQEHYENGNGFENNENRLPQLLRDIKVLLSDALIADVMEDTLEVVYTLNRIFDLLTEADQYGEKNDEDKDEFNRFEESLVELYIHRFNTLDKEDAAITAEQLRMDVTTFTEPLEVEMGASQFTVVEDRDGHIPLIRNKKVDQTIKYFQTKGRRQFEIWLDRLNVYGPMISQILDECNLPPELIYLAMIESGLNPKAYSKAAANGMWQFIYSTGKMYGLERNWYVDERRDPEKATRAACAYLTDLYDEFDNWYLALAAYNAGEGRIRRGARLHQTSDFWQLHSLPRETKNYIPYFLAVTIIAKTPEKYGFFVKEKKESALAYDIVTIENSADLTVLASSAETSFKTLQNLNPELRQSATPTSAYALKIPKGKKDIFVKNYNALPETERFAPQFISHKVKNGESLWTIAKKYRVSIHDLAAVNKLKNRSMIRIGQKLTIPVPGMNLASVPASAMSGYNKVSYKVKRGDTLGHIAEDYGTRASKIRIWNGIKYGQHIYPGQKLTLWIKQG
- the rfbC gene encoding dTDP-4-dehydrorhamnose 3,5-epimerase; this translates as MKVTQTSIGGVVKIQPNVHLDNRGYFFESFKSSDFEAHGLPSKFVQDNQAKSSKGVLRGLHYQLNFAQGKLVWVSEGKVLDVAVDIRKGSPTFGQFESALLDNETHTRFYIPPGFAHGYFVLSETAIFQYKCTDVYHPEDEYGIYWDDPEIGIEWGIGDKLVSEKDHILPLLKDMDPNLLPMYREKN